A window of Arcobacter sp. F155 genomic DNA:
TTTATCTTCTCTTCTTTTCTATTTAAAAACTCTTGTACTGCATAGTTCAATCTTGGTATTGATAACTTTACACTTAAGTATTCACCTTCTAATTGGTTATACTCTTTTTTTATTTTTAATAATTCTACTTTTGATTTTGAACCTTTATCAACTAGTCTCTTAATTGTCTTCATCTCTTCTTTTATTAAAAGTAGTCTTTTTCTTAGTTGGTTTAATTGACTTCGTGATTCTACAAGCTCTTGTTTTTTTTGTTTATATTGATTATCTAAAATATTTATAGTACTTTTTAATTCAGATACTCTTTTTTCAAAGAGAACCTCATCATTTATAGCAAAGCCATTTACTTTCTTTTTTAACTCTTCAGGGAAATCAAGTTTGGGTATTTTTTTATTAATATCAATTTTTGATTCAGCTAATAATCTTATCTTTGTTACTAAAAGATGATTATAGATATTCTCACTTTCTTCTAAGCTTGCTTGAAATCTAGTGGTATCTATTTTCATCAAAGCTTGCCCTCTTTTTATTGTATCACCTTCACTAACTAAAATATCAGAGATTATACCTCCATCAAGACTTTGGATAGTTTGTATTTTTTCTGAAGGTATTACCTTACCACTTCCCCTTGCTAGCTCATCTACCTCAGCAAAGAAAGCCCACGTAATAGCAGAGATAAAGAATACAACAATTAAAAAGAATAGTAGAACCATTCTTTTTCCTACTTTTGCATTCTGTTGAGAATATAATGTATTAATAAAATTTACATCATCTTGATTTTTCATCTTCTTTTAAAACTCTCTTTACTATTTTTTTTGAATTTCCAAAGGCAGATATTATTTGAGACTTTGGCCCATCTGCAATAACTTTTCCATCATCTATAACAATTATTCTATCTACTAAAGATAACATTGAAGGTCTATGTGTTACAACTATTACTGTTTTATCTTCAATAATAGATGCTAATCTACTTTTAAAGTGTTCTTCACTTAAATCATCCATTGAATTAGTTGGTTCATCTAGTATCAAAATATTGGGATTTGAAACTATTGCTCTTGCTAAAGTTACAGCTTGTCTTTCTCCTCCACTTAAACCATCACCTCTTTCTCCAACTATAAAGTCATATCCCGCTTGATGTTTACCTAAAAAGTCATGAACACCTGCAATTTTTGAAGCCCTTAGTATTTGTTCATCACTTGCAAACTGATCTGAAATACTTATATTATCTTTTATTGTTCCCATAAATAAAAAAGGTTCTTGAGGAACATATCCTATATTTCTTCTTAAATCTACGGGGTCTATTTGCCTAATTTCTGTACTGTCAATTAAAATTGAACCTTCTGAAGGTTCGTGCAGATTTAATAAAAGTTTGATAAGCGTTGACTTTCCTGAACCAATTTTTCCTATTATCCCTACTTTCTCACCTTTTTTTATTCGTATATTAATATCTCTTAATAATTGAAAGTTTTGTTTATAATAGGAAAAACTAACATTTTTAAATACTATGTCTCCATCAAGTGTTGGTCTACTTAGATAGTGTCCAGAAGAGTTTCTTTCAACTGGCATTTTCATTATCTCATCTATATTATTTAAAGATAGCATTGTTCTATCTAATCTAATTATCATTCCAACTATTTGAGAAACTGGAGCAATAACTCTACTGTTTAAAATCATTGCTGCAATAATAGCCCCTAGTGTAATTCTTCCATCATTTGCTAAAAGAACTCCTCCTGCAACTATACCTATAGTTGATAGATGAGAAATAAATCCTACAAAGTAGTTTACTACTTGAGATAAGTAGTGTGATTTGTTTCCATAATAAGATGTTTGAGATACTGAATTATTCCAGTGGGTTTGCATTCTATTTTGAGCTTTTACACTTTTTATAATCTCTAAACCTGTTACTGCTTCAGTTAAAACAGTTTGTTTAATCTGATCCTCTTTTGCTGCATTTAGAATAGTTTTCTTTAATGGTTTTTGCATAATCCATGAAAAAATAATGGCAACAAGCATAGTAACTAAAGATACATAACCTAAAGGACCACCTATATAAAAGATAATAGTTATAAATAAAACAACAAAAGGTAAATCTACAAATGCTGTAATTGTAGCAGTAGTAAAGAACTCTCTAACACTTTCAAAAGATTGTAATCTACTTACAAAAACTCCTGTTGAAGCAGGTTTAGCATTTAATTTTATATTTAGTAGCTGATTAAAAATAGCTGTTGACATTCTTATATCTGCACGTTTTCCTGCTTGTTCGATAAAATATGCACGCATTAGTTTTAATATAAAATCAAAAACAAGAACT
This region includes:
- a CDS encoding type I secretion system permease/ATPase; translation: METKEENLNYDFEQLFENRKVDTLVECLLFLSKYHKRAVSRESLVSGLAIHGSLMTPNLFIESAKRIGLIVKSAIRDFDSISELSLPAVALLNTNKACIILSIDEQEKKVSLIYPDVSLGEVRVDIDKFKSEYTKNLLIIKPAYNFKNRVEEDILVEENKKWFWNTMKKNLGIYYLVILAAILINTFVLAIPLFTMNVYDRVLPNKAVDTLMVLLVGIALVLVFDFILKLMRAYFIEQAGKRADIRMSTAIFNQLLNIKLNAKPASTGVFVSRLQSFESVREFFTTATITAFVDLPFVVLFITIIFYIGGPLGYVSLVTMLVAIIFSWIMQKPLKKTILNAAKEDQIKQTVLTEAVTGLEIIKSVKAQNRMQTHWNNSVSQTSYYGNKSHYLSQVVNYFVGFISHLSTIGIVAGGVLLANDGRITLGAIIAAMILNSRVIAPVSQIVGMIIRLDRTMLSLNNIDEIMKMPVERNSSGHYLSRPTLDGDIVFKNVSFSYYKQNFQLLRDINIRIKKGEKVGIIGKIGSGKSTLIKLLLNLHEPSEGSILIDSTEIRQIDPVDLRRNIGYVPQEPFLFMGTIKDNISISDQFASDEQILRASKIAGVHDFLGKHQAGYDFIVGERGDGLSGGERQAVTLARAIVSNPNILILDEPTNSMDDLSEEHFKSRLASIIEDKTVIVVTHRPSMLSLVDRIIVIDDGKVIADGPKSQIISAFGNSKKIVKRVLKEDEKSR
- a CDS encoding HlyD family type I secretion periplasmic adaptor subunit, which encodes MKNQDDVNFINTLYSQQNAKVGKRMVLLFFLIVVFFISAITWAFFAEVDELARGSGKVIPSEKIQTIQSLDGGIISDILVSEGDTIKRGQALMKIDTTRFQASLEESENIYNHLLVTKIRLLAESKIDINKKIPKLDFPEELKKKVNGFAINDEVLFEKRVSELKSTINILDNQYKQKKQELVESRSQLNQLRKRLLLIKEEMKTIKRLVDKGSKSKVELLKIKKEYNQLEGEYLSVKLSIPRLNYAVQEFLNRKEEKIKTFKAEVFNELQKLNTEINKYESKLVSAQDKIEKTVLISPVNGIVKQIYINTIGGVVRSGVDLIEIVPSSKTLLVEVKIDPKDIAFINPSQEAMVKLTAYDFSIYGGLEGKIVEISADSIKDEDSQENKTYYKVVIKTDKNYLEKDGEKLPIIPGMIASVDIKTGKKTILDFILKPILKTKQNALHER